From a region of the Poecile atricapillus isolate bPoeAtr1 chromosome 4, bPoeAtr1.hap1, whole genome shotgun sequence genome:
- the LOC131578949 gene encoding bifunctional heparan sulfate N-deacetylase/N-sulfotransferase 3-like, whose protein sequence is MSFILKLDRHFQRRVILLATFCMVSIVISAYYLYNGYKEENELPETSSEEECGDPQPLPSKLMEMKSTKPIDPLRTELVVLVFVESQHSSLGQDIITILESSRFQFHLEIASGKGDLPVLIDKSRGKYALIVYENILKYVNMDSWNRGLLDKYCLEYGVGVIGFHKGTENSLQSFELKGFPFHVHSNLGVQDCCINPHSPLLHVTKPSKLEEGPLLGNAWAVFQVNHTTYQPVIFAKVKTPENLSPPAALGALYATVIHDLGLHDGIQRVLFGNNLNFWLHKLIFIDAISFLSGKKLTLSLDRYILVDIDDIFVGKDGTRMNTNDVQMCCCDGNFCSSTLPHREK, encoded by the coding sequence ATGAGTTTTATCCTGAAACTTGACAGACATTTCCAAAGAAGAGTAATTTTGCTGGCCACTTTTTGTATGGTGAGCATAGTTATTTCTGCCTACTACTTGTATAATGGCTACAAAGAGGAGAATGAGCTTCCTGAAACCTCTTCAGAAGAGGAATGTGGTGATCCTCAACCGTTGCCATCCAAGCTGATGGAGATGAAGAGCACGAAGCCCATCGATCCCCTGAGGACAGAGCTGGTAGTGCTGGTGTTTGTGGAAAGCCAGCACTCAAGCTTAGGCCAAGATATAATAACCATTCTGGAATCCAGCAGGTTTCAGTTTCACCTTGAGATTGCATCTGGGAAAGGTGACCTCCCAGTGCTTATAGACAAAAGCAGAGGCAAATACGCTCTCATAGTGtatgaaaatattctgaagtaCGTGAATATGGACTCTTGGAACAGAGGCCTTCTAGATAAGTACTGCCTGGAGTACGGTGTAGGTGTGATTGGATTTCACAAAGGCACTGAGAACAGCTTGCAGAGCTTTGAGTTGAAGGGTTTTCCTTTCCATGTCCACAGCAATCTGGGTGTTCAGGACTGTTGCATTAACCCTCATTCCCCACTGCTCCATGTGACTAAACCTTCTAAGCTTGAGGAAGGGCCCTTGCTTGGAAATGCCTGGGCCGTTTTCCAGGTTAATCACACAACTTATCAACCAGTGATATTTGCAAAAGTAAAGACACCAGAAAACCTTTCTCCACCTGCTGCTCTAGGTGCTCTCTATGCCACAGTAATACATGACTTGGGGCTCCACGATGGGATTCAACGAGTCCTTTTCGGCAATAACTTGAATTTTTGGCTGCACAAGCTGATTTTCATAGATGCCATCTCTTTCCTGTCTGGAAAGAAACTCACCCTATCCTTGGATAGGTACATTCTGGTTGACATAGATGATATCTTCGTTGGCAAGGATGGAACAAGGATGAACACCAACGATGTACAG